A portion of the Hyphomicrobiaceae bacterium genome contains these proteins:
- a CDS encoding DUF2939 domain-containing protein, whose amino-acid sequence MKALLLKASLVLFVIGGYLASPLMTAWWIREAVHHGDSAYLARQIDWPGIRASLAPDIGRIALNLPDPETAPQAKLGLWQRFKAYWGQGAVNRAIDNYLTPEGLPQLFEARKTYREYVSGQTDDSQLGIAERVKRAWARVKRAEFTSLTTFEIDMLDKHDPNRMYLGKLAIDGFGWKLKELRVKILQEAESAIVKFAATDAGIPSAKSFWARAKAAAR is encoded by the coding sequence ATGAAGGCACTGTTACTGAAGGCAAGTTTGGTTCTGTTTGTTATCGGCGGATACCTCGCTTCGCCTCTGATGACGGCGTGGTGGATCCGCGAGGCGGTCCATCACGGCGACAGCGCCTATCTTGCGCGCCAGATCGACTGGCCGGGTATTCGTGCTTCGCTTGCCCCTGACATTGGGCGCATCGCCCTAAATCTCCCCGACCCCGAGACAGCGCCCCAAGCCAAACTCGGGCTGTGGCAGCGCTTCAAGGCTTACTGGGGGCAAGGCGCCGTCAACCGCGCCATTGACAATTATCTGACGCCCGAGGGCCTGCCGCAGCTGTTCGAGGCCCGCAAGACCTATCGTGAGTACGTTTCCGGACAGACGGACGACTCGCAGCTTGGAATTGCGGAGCGCGTCAAGCGCGCCTGGGCACGTGTAAAGCGAGCGGAATTTACCTCGCTTACGACGTTCGAGATCGACATGCTGGACAAACACGATCCCAACCGCATGTACCTCGGTAAGCTCGCAATCGACGGCTTCGGCTGGAAGCTCAAAGAGCTGCGCGTGAAAATTCTGCAAGAGGCAGAGTCCGCCATCGTCAAGTTTGCTGCGACAGACGCAGGCATCCC